In Gopherus flavomarginatus isolate rGopFla2 chromosome 5, rGopFla2.mat.asm, whole genome shotgun sequence, one DNA window encodes the following:
- the LOC127051263 gene encoding zinc finger and SCAN domain-containing protein 20-like has product MPPRNKRAPAWTNAELQDLISVWGDEAVQTQLRSRRRNYDTYGQISQSMLRRGHERDALQCRVKIKEMRSAYCKAREGNRRSGAAPTTCRFYKELDAILGCDPTVNPRSTMESSEQGEVGDGVEDEYSDATGVEGDTPESQDTGSQELFSSPEETSQSQQLEADVDEEAEDRARGNSSNAAVSPASRRLQNLRRNPRKSKEELIKTVLNHYNRESRKTEEWRKKCTGMEAD; this is encoded by the exons atgcctccacgcaacaaacgagccccagcatggaccaatgcagagctgcaggatctaattagtgtgtggggagatgaggctgttcaaacacagctgcgctccagaaggagaaactacgatacctatggtcagatatcgcagtccatgctgagaaggggccacgaacgggacgccttgcaatgcagagtaaaaattaaggagatgaggagtgcatactgcaaagcccgtgagggaaaccgacgctcaggagcagcccccacaacctgcaggttttacaaggagctggatgccatacttgggtgtgaccccaccgtgaatcctaggagcacgatggagagttcagagcagggagaagtgggggatggtgtagaggatgaatacagtgatgctaCTGGCGTTGAGGGGGACACCCCGGAgtctcaggacacaggcagccaggagctcttctccagccctgaggagactagccagtcacagcagctggaagcggacgttgatgaggaagctgaggatcgtgctcgtg gCAACTCGAGTAATGCAGCTgtgtcaccggcctcacgtagattgcagaatttgaggcgcaatcctaggaaatcaaaagaggagctgatcaagaccgttctgaaccactacaacagggaaagtaggaagactgaggagtggagaaaaaagtgtacaggaatggaggctgactga